A stretch of the Haloarcula ordinaria genome encodes the following:
- the thrS gene encoding threonine--tRNA ligase, with product MSTVTVTLPDGSTLEMDDGSTVEDVAYEIGPGLGKDTVAGVVDGDLVDKHTPIESDVTLEIVTESSDEYLDVLRHSAAHVFAQALQREFPEATLTIGPWTDDGFYYDITGVDLDEDDLETISEEAQSIIAEDYDIERELVDREEAFERYEDNPFKQDILETEAAGEDPVSFYQQGEFYDLCQGPHVESTGEIGGFALLEISAAFWRADEDNETLTRVYGTAFPTEDELETYLERRQEAKERDHRKIGQEMDLFSIDDTTGPGLPLYEPNGKKILNELSDYVASLNRDAGYDEVETPHVFRTELWKKSGHYENYVDDMFLLDVNDEEYGLKPMNCPGHATIFDQKSWSYRDLPVRYFEDGKVYRKEQRGELSGLSRTWAFTIDDGHLFVRPDQIEAEVLAIMDIILDTLDTFNLDYTVQFATRPEKSVGGDEIWEKAESQLEAVLEGQDIDYVVEEGDGAFYGPKIDFAFEDALGRDWDGPTVQLDFNMPERFDLTYTGEDNKDHRPVIIHRALFGSYERFFMVLTEHYNGKFPPWLAPEQVRILPVSDDNIPYCEEVAEELGDVRVEIEDRSWTVGKKIQQAHDDKVPYMLIIGDNEEDDGTISVRDRKENEEKDVELGEFRDHLHTEIDQKRTAVTFFAGR from the coding sequence ATGAGTACGGTCACGGTCACGCTGCCGGACGGGTCCACCCTCGAGATGGACGACGGCAGCACGGTCGAAGACGTCGCCTACGAAATCGGGCCCGGACTCGGGAAGGACACTGTCGCCGGTGTGGTGGACGGCGACCTGGTCGACAAACACACCCCCATCGAGTCTGACGTCACACTGGAGATCGTCACGGAGAGCAGCGACGAGTACCTCGACGTGCTCCGTCACTCCGCCGCCCACGTCTTCGCACAGGCGCTCCAGCGTGAGTTCCCCGAGGCGACACTGACCATCGGACCGTGGACCGACGACGGCTTCTACTACGACATCACCGGCGTGGACCTGGACGAGGACGACTTAGAGACCATCAGCGAGGAGGCCCAGTCCATCATCGCCGAGGACTACGACATTGAGCGCGAACTGGTCGACCGCGAGGAAGCCTTCGAGCGCTACGAGGACAACCCGTTCAAGCAGGACATCTTAGAGACCGAGGCTGCCGGCGAGGACCCCGTCTCGTTCTACCAGCAAGGGGAGTTCTACGACCTCTGTCAGGGCCCCCACGTCGAGTCGACCGGCGAGATCGGCGGCTTCGCGCTGCTGGAAATCTCGGCCGCCTTCTGGCGCGCCGACGAGGACAACGAGACGCTGACCCGTGTCTACGGCACCGCCTTCCCCACCGAGGACGAGCTCGAAACGTATCTCGAACGCCGGCAGGAGGCCAAGGAGCGAGACCACCGGAAGATCGGCCAGGAGATGGACCTCTTCTCCATCGACGACACGACCGGGCCGGGCCTCCCGCTGTACGAACCCAACGGGAAGAAGATTCTCAACGAGCTGTCCGACTACGTCGCGAGCCTCAACCGCGACGCCGGCTACGACGAGGTCGAGACGCCCCACGTCTTCCGCACGGAGCTGTGGAAGAAGTCCGGGCACTACGAGAACTACGTCGACGACATGTTCCTGCTGGACGTCAACGACGAGGAGTACGGCCTGAAGCCGATGAACTGCCCGGGCCACGCGACCATCTTCGACCAGAAGTCCTGGTCCTATCGTGACCTCCCCGTGCGGTACTTCGAGGACGGGAAGGTCTACCGCAAGGAACAGCGTGGCGAACTCTCGGGCCTCTCGCGCACGTGGGCCTTTACCATCGACGACGGCCACCTGTTCGTCCGCCCGGACCAGATAGAGGCGGAGGTACTCGCGATTATGGACATCATCCTCGACACGCTGGACACCTTCAACCTCGACTACACGGTGCAGTTCGCCACCCGCCCCGAGAAGAGCGTCGGTGGCGACGAAATCTGGGAGAAGGCCGAATCGCAACTGGAGGCCGTTCTCGAAGGACAGGACATCGACTACGTCGTCGAGGAGGGCGACGGCGCGTTCTACGGCCCGAAGATCGACTTCGCCTTCGAGGACGCGCTGGGTCGCGACTGGGACGGCCCGACCGTTCAGCTGGACTTCAACATGCCCGAGCGCTTCGACCTGACCTACACGGGCGAGGACAACAAGGACCACCGCCCGGTCATCATCCACCGCGCCCTGTTCGGGTCTTACGAGCGGTTCTTCATGGTGTTGACCGAACACTACAACGGGAAGTTCCCGCCGTGGCTGGCGCCCGAGCAGGTCCGCATCCTCCCGGTGAGCGACGACAACATCCCCTACTGCGAGGAGGTCGCCGAGGAACTGGGCGACGTCCGCGTCGAGATCGAGGACCGGTCGTGGACCGTCGGCAAGAAGATTCAGCAGGCCCACGACGACAAGGTGCCGTACATGCTCATCATCGGCGACAACGAGGAGGACGACGGCACCATCTCCGTCCGCGACCGCAAGGAGAACGAGGAGAAAGACGTCGAGCTCGGCGAGTTCCGCGACCACCTCCACACCGAGATCGACCAGAAGCGGACCGCGGTGACGTTCTTCGCGGGTCGGTAG
- a CDS encoding universal stress protein, whose amino-acid sequence MYDHVLVATDGSSGTVETLSHAISIARDNDAVLHGLYVVDKRLYQAAEKDAKEDVRQSLQEEGEVALDDIVVRGEEAGLEVRTTMAEGIPHKTIVEYAEQEAIDLITIGTHGRTGRDRVANLGSVSERVIENAPGPVLVVHIE is encoded by the coding sequence ATGTACGACCACGTGCTCGTCGCGACCGACGGCAGTTCCGGCACTGTCGAGACGCTCTCGCACGCGATCTCCATCGCACGCGACAACGACGCGGTGTTACACGGTCTCTACGTCGTCGACAAGCGACTGTACCAGGCGGCCGAGAAAGACGCCAAGGAGGACGTGCGGCAGTCGCTCCAGGAGGAGGGCGAGGTGGCGCTCGACGACATCGTCGTCCGCGGGGAGGAGGCCGGCCTGGAGGTCAGGACGACGATGGCCGAGGGCATCCCACACAAGACCATCGTCGAGTACGCCGAGCAGGAGGCAATCGACCTGATAACCATCGGGACCCACGGCCGTACGGGGCGCGACCGGGTGGCGAACCTCGGGAGCGTCTCCGAACGGGTCATCGAGAACGCACCGGGGCCGGTGCTGGTCGTCCACATCGAGTAG
- a CDS encoding ATPase domain-containing protein: MAVETGSPTLDEILDGGVPENRTVLVTGGPGTGKSTLAMQFLQAGLDRGEDCLFISTEQTFDELSDSFSDFAFDLEDDQLTVTSLHATPGQTVDGEEKRELTLETLEGGTMLGGQYSAPFESKYITQYLERFAPADRVVLDSVSGLSAIGDDRDVFRRTLLDFIRLLNDEFGATAMFTAEESEPTLAQSDVKTVAASDAVQFNAHGVLRLWRESIGGDYHRFLKVVKMRGVDHDSRIHEVSFTPDGLRVSPRLRTHPGEFVPSDHMATGIPGLDSLMGGGIVYGGTLLLKHDGQASPHSILTNLMAEAADNGMAIAIAPPVELPPKRLRSIIDERIGDMDEMLNDDQLFLVDFADIWENTRRNVFKPHAHEDESTAGVFRTIDDRRGDQPMFTVLNVESQLPVLENDELRQVRFWEEQNLYQEQDTTMYLFNPATLTDELAAFYENGAWQTLETWVSDDGLQYVELQKSPSGYMGSTRLVEYVEDEPYMRIQKPPGAGATVPRRETATPPEDQ; this comes from the coding sequence ATGGCTGTAGAAACAGGTAGCCCGACGCTCGACGAGATTCTCGATGGCGGCGTGCCGGAGAACCGGACCGTCCTGGTCACCGGCGGGCCGGGGACGGGGAAGTCGACGCTCGCGATGCAGTTCCTCCAGGCGGGACTGGACCGGGGGGAGGACTGCCTCTTTATCAGCACCGAACAGACCTTCGACGAGCTGTCGGACTCGTTCTCTGACTTCGCCTTCGACCTGGAGGACGACCAGCTCACCGTCACGTCGCTGCACGCGACACCGGGCCAGACCGTCGACGGGGAGGAGAAGCGCGAGCTGACCCTCGAGACGCTCGAAGGGGGGACGATGCTCGGCGGCCAGTACTCCGCCCCATTCGAGTCGAAGTACATCACGCAGTACCTAGAGCGGTTCGCGCCGGCCGACCGCGTGGTCCTCGACTCGGTGTCGGGGCTGTCGGCCATCGGGGACGACCGGGACGTCTTCCGGCGGACGCTGCTCGACTTCATCCGCCTGCTCAACGACGAGTTCGGCGCCACGGCGATGTTCACCGCCGAGGAGTCCGAGCCGACGCTCGCACAGTCCGACGTCAAGACGGTCGCCGCCAGCGACGCGGTCCAGTTCAACGCCCACGGGGTCCTGCGGCTCTGGCGCGAGAGCATCGGCGGCGACTACCACCGGTTCCTCAAGGTGGTCAAGATGCGTGGGGTCGACCACGACTCGCGCATCCACGAGGTGTCGTTCACGCCCGACGGGCTGCGCGTCTCGCCGCGTCTGCGCACCCATCCCGGGGAGTTCGTCCCGTCGGACCACATGGCGACTGGGATTCCGGGACTCGACTCGCTCATGGGCGGGGGCATCGTCTACGGCGGGACGCTGCTGTTGAAACACGACGGCCAGGCGAGTCCGCACTCCATCCTGACGAACCTCATGGCGGAGGCGGCCGACAACGGGATGGCCATCGCAATCGCGCCCCCGGTGGAACTGCCGCCCAAGCGCTTGCGGAGCATCATCGACGAGCGCATCGGCGACATGGACGAGATGCTGAACGACGACCAGCTGTTCCTCGTCGACTTCGCCGACATCTGGGAGAACACGCGCCGGAACGTGTTCAAACCCCACGCCCACGAGGACGAGAGCACGGCGGGGGTGTTCCGGACCATCGACGACCGGCGGGGTGACCAACCTATGTTCACCGTCCTCAACGTCGAGTCTCAACTGCCGGTCCTCGAGAACGACGAGCTCCGACAGGTCCGCTTCTGGGAGGAGCAGAACCTCTACCAGGAACAGGACACGACGATGTACCTGTTCAACCCCGCGACGCTGACCGACGAGCTCGCCGCGTTCTACGAGAACGGGGCCTGGCAGACGCTGGAGACGTGGGTCTCGGACGACGGGCTGCAGTACGTCGAACTGCAGAAGTCCCCCAGTGGATATATGGGTTCGACTCGCCTCGTGGAGTACGTGGAAGACGAACCATACATGCGGATTCAAAAGCCGCCGGGCGCGGGAGCGACGGTTCCCCGCCGTGAAACAGCGACCCCGCCGGAGGACCAGTGA
- a CDS encoding DUF7504 family protein: MADSDPAPGTNTLVKAPSLSPEKRGTCLSMLDVVPRQRLDVLRISYSSSPEELVEEWRETHGDLPGRMGIVVVGDGAGLTRASDEDLPDSVFVTTANPNDVTGLGMRLNNYLTDLEPETQLAVCFDSLTELLQFTDIQSAFKFLHMFAGQLREVDAVGHFHLDPDAHEAQTISRLKPVFDDAVTCS, translated from the coding sequence ATGGCGGACTCGGACCCCGCACCGGGGACGAACACGCTGGTGAAGGCGCCGTCGCTGAGCCCCGAGAAGCGGGGGACCTGTCTCTCGATGCTCGACGTGGTTCCCCGCCAGCGACTGGACGTGTTGCGGATCTCCTACTCGTCGTCGCCCGAAGAACTGGTCGAGGAGTGGCGCGAGACGCACGGCGACCTCCCCGGTCGGATGGGCATCGTCGTCGTCGGCGACGGTGCCGGCCTCACCCGGGCAAGCGACGAGGACCTGCCCGACAGCGTGTTCGTCACGACGGCGAACCCCAACGACGTCACCGGACTGGGGATGCGCCTCAACAACTACCTGACCGACCTCGAACCGGAGACGCAGCTGGCCGTCTGCTTCGACTCGCTGACCGAACTCCTCCAGTTCACCGACATCCAGTCGGCGTTCAAGTTCCTCCACATGTTCGCCGGGCAGCTGCGCGAGGTGGACGCTGTCGGCCACTTCCACCTGGACCCCGACGCACACGAAGC